tattattatattttttaattactaaacACATATGACTTTTGTGACAGATATATACATTGTATATTAATATGCTACAAACTACGTGAAACAACCGTGCTTGTGCAGACAATCCATGCATACCATATTGACATTCTGATGCCACTGCAGCTGTGAGTattaaacaaaatgatattggACATGGCATTCAGTATATGTCATTCAGTAAACATGCACTTGTTCAAGTCCAACCAGTCAAAACTGTTATGATTTTGTTTAACCAGTTTGATCCAGCTATAACTGGTAACATTTTGTAGCTTGTGATCAGGagtaattttattctaatattcTTAGCTATATTTAGGAATATCAATAAATCCATAAGTCATTCAATGGAGTATTAGCAGGAATAAGACTCAGCAAAATGGACAAAATTTGGCCCACCTCTGCAAtctatttaattcatttttggCTGTATGtaccagagagagagagagagagagagagagagagaagggaaCCTTTAACAAGTCAGGCCTCATTAAATACATTTGCTTTAACAACTGTGGCAGTAACACCTAAAAGCAAATGCTTTTAATAGCatggaatttaaaaaataacagagCCTGTCTCTCAGGACAATTTGCCTCCTCTACTGGGCTATAGAAAGAAATCTAAGATTTTTCACCAAGTGGCCACAGCTTTGAAGTGAATGCTTGTCCATTAGTACAGCTGAGATGATCAAGGACCATGATTCCACCTCGCACCAGTCAAAAGAAATCAGAAAGAGAAAATTCCCGCAAGAGAAACAGTTTACAAAATCCTGTAACTCTACTACGAATGGCGATTTAGTTTAAACAAGCAATTCTTCTTGCGCATCCTCTTGGCAGTCTCTTGactaaaaacttaaaataatgtTGGGAACAATTTAATTCTCATAGGCCAATCATTTGACACTTACATGACAATAACGAGGGATCTTTTTTCAAATAAGTGAAAAGAAAGACTGCAAACCATGCAAGTAGTATGAAAAAAGCACTGCCATGACCTCAATTCCATCATCAAAAGGTGAAGTAATGCAATCCTAGCCAGTTTCTACAACCCACAGTTAATTCAGAGATCCAGCTGTATGAATTAATAGGCCCATGTGGAATAGGTAAGAATTGGCATTGAAGTAGTTGGCAGAGTGCTTTCAACCCCTCTCCTTCATTAAGCCCCCAGCAAAAGGAAACAAGAATGAATAACTGACTTAGTCACCACAAGAAACCTAATGGCATGTCAATATGCTGTTTATTGTCAAAATCTATGAAATACAATAACAAGCATATGTTTGtgtgaaaaaaaattctgaCTCAAAGCTTAATGGCGTACAAGAACAAGAAGCAATCTTATTACTTAAATCAGTAACAGAAAGTAGAACTGAAGTCAAGTTTAGTATCACTTGTTAAAGTCATTATATATATTGAGCTTTTATTAAATTGTTAGAACTTTCAAGTGCCGCAACAGAAGAGGAAAAAACTGATAGAAAACGAATCAAATGGAAAGAAACAACATAGATTGGCTAGTAATGTCTGTGTCTACGGCCttactaaagttttttaattaattttagagttataaaatataagagaaaatttaattttggtccTAGGGCGCTGTCCCCATGACCTGATTGTGGTGGCTATACCTTGCAATAACTCTCGGCTAACCATGCGAAGATATCTGTTAAGTCAAGGTGTATGTTAAAAAGAAAACCAGGGGTAGTTCAGGGTGATCAAACAGTTCAGGAAAGGGTTACAAGTCAAAGGCAGCAGTTAACAGAGGCAGGGAGCATGTACCAGATCCTGGGGAAATTAAAACATGAGGTGGCAACCCCTGAGTGAAGGGGGAAGTGTAGGGGAGTGGGAGAGCAGTATTTAGACCTGAGGAAAGAGAAATAGAGCGACCAGCATTTTGTCAAGAAAGCAGGAACTGGTATAGCCCAGCCTCTCGAAGAGCTGGTGGTTTTGGTTTGTGGAACTGTGCTTGTAATTACTGTTCTGTTTTGCAGATATTTACAAACATGGAAACGTAAATGACAATCTTGGATCTCATCAACAATTGTAATTTAACTGATTTTGAATGAAATGAATATCAGTAACTTGTTTCCATTGATGAATGAATTACATTGTACTGTTACATCTTGGAATTACAATAATTGCATTGGATTGATTGTTGTGTGTGGTCTTGCGCTGCTGGGAGTTCTTTAGTTTCTGGGGAAATGAACTGGAGGAGCCAGCTATTCTGGTTTGGAGTGTTGCAGCACTTCCAGGTCTCTAACAATATCTTTTAGACATGATCAGATTCCACACTccaacaaaagtaaaaaaaagaaGGATCCATAGACTAATAAAAACTTGAGAAGGGAAATCCTAGGCCATAAAAACTCTCACAAATTTacaaagtaaaatttattaatgaacaTATGTCAAACTACTAGCACTTACCAGTACAGAGTTCAGCAAAAAGTATCCTCCAAGGCTCAGTATTGTATACAACTGTTCATTGCTACATCTTTGTTCACTCCATTCGTACCATATAGCTTCTGAGAGTAACAGCTCACAATCTTCTTGTCTTTCTCATAATGTTTCTCCAATTTCTCCAAAGGTTTCAAATCCAGGTCAATGAAATACACCTAGATAATtgcaatttaaataaattttctatgTCATAAAAAAAAGACACCTTTGAGTGATTAAAGTTCAAAgaagcaaaataataaataaatatcttcttcttcttttttgagAATTGTGAACTGTGAAAATTGTgaaaacacaaacaaacaaacaaaaattaccaCCACAGATATAATTTAATCCCTCAAATTTCATTGAATGATTTGGGAAAATTCTAAAGGCGCATGGAAACTACATAGATAAACGATAAAAATCTTTAGATTTTCtacattgaaaagaaattataatctGGTTACTGCAAGTGATAATTTTGTGCAAGCATTCATATGAAATGTTGTACTTCTGAGTTAGAGGTGATGGTACCAAtgtttacaaataataaaactatacatacatatttttttgcaCACAATTTAGGTACAcatatgatatgtcatcatgtgattgaatgattttgaattaaaaataaaataatattcaatcatatgataacacatcatccgtgtacctaaattatgtatccaaaatgtatacacataacattgctcttacAAACAATTCATATAtctctcttccttcttctttaaGGTAAATAAAAGGAGAATGGAAAAGGTTCCGTGGTTCCGTGGTTTCTAATTGCCAGAGTAACTAAATGGAATGGCATTCAATCATGATCCAAACAATTCATTGTGGTCAAATACAAACTGCAAATGTAAAACTTGAATGCACCATGTAAAGGGGCATTTACCTTGTATTCAAAAACTTGTTTGGTTGATTCTAGGTAAACACTATTATGGGAAGATTCTGAAACCTCAGCACCCTTTGGTCTAAAACAAATCATCAAACTACAGTCCTTTGCAGTTGAAGATATCAAATAGTCCCTCACAATCTTCAAACTCTCATCCAACGTAATGCAATGCAATGAGGAATACCGGTGTGACACTTTCTGCTCATCCAAGTTTTTGCATGCCTTGCAAGGTTGAGAAATAATGTTATAATATGCATGAATCGCCCCTTCAATGTCACAATAATCGAGCTTCTGAGCTTCAAGAAGTCGGTCCATTATTCCAGCATGATAAACTGCCTCAGAAACAAGCTGTATAAAACTATTTGTGCGTAGACCATCATCCGcttgaatgacacacttgagAGCATCTTCAAATGCTTTTTCAGTAGCAAAATTAGTACTTCCAGTGGCACCACCCAAGCCCCCAAGTATAAGGGAACCATTCAAAAATACCCGGAAATTGTTCTGAGGAGTAACATAGAGAGCTTTGATAGCTTTACTCATTCTTTCCTTGGACCCAGAGAACAGGTCAAGTGGATCATAGTCACTTAGCTCTGATATCTGTAACATTTTATCAGGattagaattgaaaataaaattaattttcaacttAGATAGCCATAGAGAGCATTCCTATTACAGGCTGTATAAGAAAAGAACTGGGCTTCTTTAGAACAAATCTTTGTGAACAAATTTAAGTGATGacaatatgtatatttaaaaaaactactaATAGCTAGAGACTCGAAGAAACACTTAGTGATTGGAAGAAAAATGACCTCATGTTGATGCAACTTTAGGGCTTGATGTAATCTAAAACGAGTCATTCTCCTTTTAATAGCATTTTCTTCAGCTATGAAGGATGAATCTGGAAGAAATCCACATTTGGGCTAATTTAAAGGGACAAAAAAGGTTACTAAAGCAATAAAAGCACTATGCATgtgaaaagaaaaggaatcaTACAAATAATAGCACAAATAACAGTTctaaaaagaattgaaaagcACGCAATAACTAGTGAGCACCTTAATTTCAACAGCAAGGCAGGGTTCCCCATTGAGAATACCTGAAATGAAAATGTATAATAAACTACCACTCCCTCGAATccaagttttttcattttttttaatacatgaaTTGAACATCCCAGTGCCTCCTTTTACAAGATAAGTCACCTGTTTTCTGAATCTACTACAAGAACCATGAACAAAAGAGGATACTTCCTTTTTTTGGTTAACTTGAAAACATTTAAAGGATCGCATTTACCTTGAGGAAAAACAGTATGATCAGACAAAAGAAGCACAGAATCACAATGTGTATCAACCTCAGCAGCATCAACTCGCGAAGCAGGACGCCGGCACAAAGCATTATATTGAACATACTCTAGAAATGCCCTGGTTACAAGGACACGCAGCTGGCAAGTTCAACAAAGAGGGATAAAAtacatcataatcacaacatttTAACAGCCTCTGAACATGATTGAAATAGAATTCAATGTTACTAACATTTTCCAACCCCAAGTAGTTTATCACatgaatattttcaaaatcaatattaatttcaatCATGGATAAAATTAATCctccaaattttattatcaagtaGGGCTATATTGTAGCATATTCAAGGGAGATGCATGTGCAGAAGGTAATTCATTATTCAAAACACAACTCCTGCTAAATTATTATCATCTGTTCTCCAATTTCCACACATAAGACAGTGGAAGTACAAGTGAAGAAACATACTCCCGCATCAACGTGTTTGGGGCCTAACAACGGGCTCATAACATGCTGAATATATAGTTGCTCCAATGTTTCTTTGTTAGATGCCAAAAGTAACTCTGCATTGTCTCTCCACACAAGCTGAGCATGCCTTTCtaagaccgaacaaccattcaCACCCTCCACCTGCTTTTTGGCTGTTTTGCTCCTTGGAACTTTTTGAATTCTCATTACTTTCCCAATCTTATATTCACAACAACAGTCCAGAAAAATTAGTGATAAGTAGAAGTaatcattttgtcaaattttttcagttaaattctCCATGattcaacttttgaagtcatagggaaaaaaaattattgcatgaAGACGTACAAAAGCGGGAGAAGTTCCGGTGTAAGCGAGAACAAGATTAACGGCTCCTTCTCCTCTATACACCCAATCCGCAGCGTCCTTTAGGTCTAACTTGACCTCCATTATTGTGATATCTGAGATCTATTTCAACATCAGAGAACTTTTATactgtatttttaattaaaatttaaaaaaaaaaaagctgttGAAATTGGAGAAATCATTTTTGCTTACCTAGTCTAGAAATGGACAGAAACAGCTCCGGTGAGATAGATTAAAGCACGAGTGATTCACTGCGGATTAAAAAGTGAAATGGAAAAGTTGTTTTGCTTTGAAGCAATGAGTTTCGATTCCTCCGCTCGTGACGAAACTGGAGCATCCAATTCCAAGTCCAACGGCTGAAACTGAAAGAGCACGAATAACAGAGTCTCCGTGACTCCTCACTTTTTGAAAAAAGCGCAGGATGTTTAGCCTTATCCGCTCAGTCTCAGTTGACAGTTCAAACAGAATCGAGTTTCGTCCTTCGGGGTTTTAAAGTTCGAGGTTTTGTATGGCAAAACTGCAGGCCGGGTCGGATGCCAATTCCAAACCCGGCCCTGGTGTAGCTTCCAGATCCACATACCACAAACCATGATTaagcatttttatttttaaatatttatatttttccccttacCTCTAggtagggatggcaatttgggcccgactttaggggccccgaccctaaTGGGGAaaggattccccgataaaaacggggaaaggggcggggatggagataaaaaaaatccccgtaatcggggacgggtcggggacggggatacatgtgtccccgcccctcccctcccctcccctccccgcccctccccgccccctaaatctaatatattaatataataatttataaactgttaagttttagaaaattttacattatgatttcttaaaattataactttaattttactaatttttgaattatcaattattagtttttactaatttctaaactattaatataatatattaaaaaaacctagaatttcattatcataaaatgtaaatgcactaaattaattttatttcaacttcaaaacttagttagtcaatccactaggttttacacacaaaaaataataaattataaacttaataaaatcaattgaagtgaatgaaaagtgttaaatttaatgttattataaaattaccctaaatcacatacatgaagagctactaatgaagagattgattattgcatattgttagattttataaaaactttatatttgaactaaaataacaaagaatattttatagctcttgtagcaaatgatagtttgaaaaaatatgatttattttatttattgaaatatataaaaaaattaaaatttatatttatgggtatggggagaagatttttccccgcggggacggggcggggatggggaggggatttttccccacggggacggggcggggatggggaggggatttttccccgcggggacggggaggggatggggaggggattttccttcgcggggaggggatggggattattttttatcctcgcaacggggacggggcggggacggggattgatatcccctacggggacggggacggggacggggacggggattgatatcccttccccgcccctccccattgccatccctacctCTAGGAATCACTTGAAATTTCTTAATGAAATTTCTACTGATTATGAGTGCTAAAAACAACcataaatacaagaaaatagGAAATCACTAAAGATGAACATTTGTTCGGTGATTGAACTGTTTTTGGGTGAAAGCacctaataaataaaattaatacaaattttttgtttaaggtTGTGGAAGAAAATCATGTATAAATGTATGAAGGTTGTTAGGTGGTAGACACTCCACCCTAAAGGTGGGTTGGCCCGGTCTAAAATATGGGGAAATGGTTTACTCTGAGAGGGCCCAACTACAATTATAATAGGTCAGGTTGGACCTAAATACAAGACTCGTAGAGTAATTTgttactatttttataattattaaaaaatttaaaaaataataattataatataaaaattattttttattaaaattaattagccAGTTTATTACTGTTAACTCAACCCTACCCTATATATAGCGTTGGGTCGTAGGTTTCATATTTTGTATAGGCTGACCTAACttataagatttattattatgtagGTTTTAAGCCTCACTTGACCTATTGTCACTTTTACTCCAACATATGAAACATGTTTTAAAGAATCTATTAATTCTAAAAACAACCATCAATGTAAAACATTACTTATTTAGAGAATGTAATCTACAAGTTGTCGCTCTTTTTGTGACTTCAATccatgatgaaaaataataacttcTTTCCTTGTCAACTCTCCATCGCAAATCATCttatcttataaagataaattaatgtAAGAAAGAAAATCGAAGAGACATAGAAGTTAGGTAGAAAACCTCTTATAAAATCATGTATGTATTTGATATTTAGTATTAGAGAAGCATCATTGTAACTTTGGTGTATACATTGTTGGGACATTCTcctaaagtatttaattatataattgtagaTATAGATATTCGAGCAATGGGTTAAaccatgttttaaaaaaaaaaatacatttcttaacaattattatatttctaattggagtggatattaaaattaaatcccTTACTGAACATGCCAACATATCATCAATCTTTGGCATCCAGTTTCCCCCAACGTCTTCCAAAAAACAAACATAGTCCTTTAACATATCAATCTTAGGCAATGTAtcatttataaaactttttatgaaataatacaaaattaaacttCAATAGATCATGGTCTTATATGTATACCAATGTAACCTACTCGTCAGACTAAAACCCAATAACTAGGTGTTTATCAAGGTATAGAGTTTAACCCACAAAAGTAGGTTCCTCCTTAACAACATATGCAAGCTCCTTAAGtgtaaataacaatattatatatacgtATTTTTTATCCAcaatttgggtatataaataatacgttatcatgtgataaaattattttatttttaaatcaaaatcattcaattatattatagcatatcatctatataatataaagtCTACTCACATCACGACTTTAATTGAAAGTGTACAACTCATGCCACAAGTTTGACAATTCTGAGTTGTTAATTCTTAATGTATCATCCTTAACACACCACTGGAGACATTTGTTGATATTGTTATGCTACGGACGTATTTCACTTTTACTCAATATCGATTTTCCTAAGTTTTACTTCTGGGTCTCTCACTGCTTTTCTTGAGATTGGTTGGAATGGAGGGGTTGAAGAAGACATAGATAACACAGGAAGCACTATCGGGAGGACAGCAAGTAGCAAACACGATAAGAGGCGTAGTGGAATCAATGGTGGCGCATCACTTCGGAACCAACAAGTTGAGTCGTCCCTTAATCGTTGATGCCCACTGAGGAAGGCAAGTGGGAAACCATATAATGAAGACCCTGTAACCCAAAATACCAGCATCTTTTTCTACACCGTACACGTCTTTTAGCCATTAATCCAATGTTTCAATCATGCATACTATAAATTCACTTCACAAAATTGGCTGGCTAAGCCAACTGGCCAATGAATTCAGTAAATTCGAAAATGCATCTCCTTATGCTTTACGAATATCCTTGCCTTTGTTTCTACGCAGTGCTTCTTGTTGGTACCTTGACAATCTTGATTCTGCGCTACCGTAATATAAAATCAACGGCTGATATTCCCCCGGGCAGTGAAGGGTTACCGCTGATTGGAGAGACCATGCAGTTTATGGCAGCTATTAATGGTGGCAAAGGCTTCTATGACTTTGTTCGAGTTCGTCGTTTCAGGTAAAAGAATCCCTCTATAGTTACAAATTAATGCTCGTCTGGATTCCTGAGAGAATATAGCATAATTGAGCTGCTTGAATGTGATTGGACAGGTATGGGAATTGTTTTAAGACGAACATTTTTGGGGAGACCCATGTGTTTGTTTCAAGTACTGAATCAGCAAAGGTTATCCTAAACAATGACTTGGGGAAATTCACAAAGAAATACATAAAGCCAATTGCTGAGCTTGTGGGGGATCAGAGCCTGCTGTGTGCTTCTCCCCAACAACATAAATTGATTCGTAGTCGTTTTAATAACTTGTTCTCGTCAAGTTCCATGTCTTTACTTATCAAACAGTTTGATGAACTCATTATGGAGACTCTTCAAGACTGGGAACATACAGGCACAGAAACAGTGGTGGTTCTGAATGAAGCTCTGAAGGTTGGTAAGAGAAAATTTAAGGCCATTTAGGAAGACTGGCCGAGGCCCAGACCCCAAGTCAAGGCACAGGCCTGTTTAGGTCTAATGCTATTTGGTACTCAGGTCAAAGTTAATGCGTTTATTGAAATTTATGCAGATAACGTTTAGAGCAATGTGCAAAATGTTGATGAATTTAGAGAGGGGAGAAGAACTAGAGATGCTGGAGAAGGATGTGGCATCCGTTTATGAAGCGATGCTTGCATTCCCTTTGAAGTTACCATGGACCAAATTCTACAAAGGCCTTCAGGTATATGAACTGCAAAACCCACTTTGCACACAGACTGTACCCCAAAATTAATTGGCCCAGGCCCAGATCATAGGCCTCTGTCATTATTctgatttgaatttttttggttaataagAAATAGTAATACTAGATCAATATGAGCAaagatataaacaaatttatgtgttattatgtaattgagttatttaaatatttaccttatttctaattcaaaatctttataATACATTAgtctatttgtatatattaatacCTATTGattgtgcatataatattacttataatcTCAATAAATAATCaactgatatattattattaaataattatttaggcaagaaaaagaatcatGAGGACACTGGAAAAAATGATTGCTCTAAGGAGAAGAGGATTGGGAGCTAATTATGAAGATTTTCTACAGTACCTTTTGACAAAGGATGATGAAACCCTAAGACTAACAGATGCAGAGATACAAGATAACATTTTGACTATGATAATTGCAGGTCAGGTTATATCAAAGTTTTATGAGAATATTGTTTTTGCCTTCATgtagtgaaaaaaataattaaatttgtttttaactaTATTTAGTAAATATAATTGACAGGTCAAGATACAACAGCAAGTGCAATCACATGGATGGTCAAGTACTTAAGTGAAAACCAGAAGGTCCTAAATGCTCTTAAGGTTAGACCCTATATGCACCTTTTACATAAAATGATGCTTGCTGGAAGAATATTATGTGAAAAAGCCTGCATTTACTTTTGtccatttttgttttctaagCAGGCTGAACAACTTAACCTAGTAGAAAAAACATCCAAAAGGTCATTTCTCACTCTTGAAGATCTTAACCAGATGCCATATGCCTCGAAGgtaaatttatatatgcaatAACAATAAATACTTCGTGatattcttttcaattttcacaaaatgtatttgaaatttaactaataaataaataataataataggttGTTAAGGAATCCTTAAGAATGGCAGCTATAGTACCATGGTTCCCAAGACAAGTACTTCAGGATTGCGAAATCGAAGGTGACTCTTATACATCATAGttcccttaattttttttttattatatgtattctAGAGCAAACTTTGCTTCTTTTGAAGGTTAATTTGGTTTTACATTTGTATTCCAACTATAGGTTATAAAATAAGAAAGGGGTGGAATGTTGATGTTGATGCTAGATCAATACATCTTGATCCTGTTAACTATGATAATCCCAACGAGTTCAATCCTTCAAGGTTTGATGTAAGTTTCATTATTTCAAATCTGTTGATTATTTCGATTATTAGAAAAACCTAGTTCTAAACCCAAAAGaaggggggaaaatgtcaccCTAAGAAATTGTTGATCGCAGGATGAGTCAAAACCATACAGTTTCTTAGCTTTTGGCATGGGAGGGAGGACATGCCTGGGAGTGAACATGGCTAAGGCAATGATGCTAGTCTTCCTTCACCGGCTTATCACCACTTACAAGTGAGTATTATTTCTCTTATCTTGCGGATCTTAATATTGACCACAATATTTAATTGGGTTCACTCTTGTGAACTTGAATTTGTTCAGATGGGAAGTGATTGATTCTGACTCAAATGTTGAGAAGTGGGCACttttttcaagattaaagaGCGGTTGTCCAATACAGGTGACCCGTATTGTCAATCACTAAATGCCTGCATGAACAAAAATTCCACAACcccttttaaatatatagaattcAGAGCACAGTTAAGGATTTTCAATGTATAGATTACTGGGTGGTTAAGGCTGGGATTAGGCGGGCTTTACCTAATTCCTACCCATCATTCTATTGAGTTTGGTCTGAAATTGTGTCATGTATAAAAAAGTAAAGGCCATGGTCAAAAGTATACTGGTACTGTTGCTTTATAATTACAATGTATTTGGTTTGGCTAGAGTGATATtgtatatatacaattttaaatacataattaaatatataaataatattttataatataattaagtattattatatttaaaattatttaattatataataatatattatttatatatttaaaatttttttcgaTGGTGTAAAAACATTTGctaaataattagattaaaaaactGCAAACCCAAGCCAGTGTGTTCGATCCTTACAAATCACAATGCCATTGCCAACCCCTTTTAAGGTTCAGCCTCGATCTGTAAGCCAATGTCTCCTCAACAACAGCCAAAGATATGAATCAAGATCCCTaccttaaaataatattaacccCCAATTTAATACAAGAAATTGCCAAACGTAATGGGGTCAAAGTTAGGTATCTGCCACACATCctactttcttcatttttttcagttt
This is a stretch of genomic DNA from Mangifera indica cultivar Alphonso chromosome 11, CATAS_Mindica_2.1, whole genome shotgun sequence. It encodes these proteins:
- the LOC123229276 gene encoding inositol-pentakisphosphate 2-kinase-like isoform X2, which produces MEVKLDLKDAADWVYRGEGAVNLVLAYTGTSPAFIGKVMRIQKVPRSKTAKKQVEGVNGCSVLERHAQLVWRDNAELLLASNKETLEQLYIQHVMSPLLGPKHVDAGLRVLVTRAFLEYVQYNALCRRPASRVDAAEVDTHCDSVLLLSDHTVFPQGILNGEPCLAVEIKISELSDYDPLDLFSGSKERMSKAIKALYVTPQNNFRVFLNGSLILGGLGGATGSTNFATEKAFEDALKCVIQADDGLRTNSFIQLVSEAVYHAGIMDRLLEAQKLDYCDIEGAIHAYYNIISQPCKACKNLDEQKVSHRYSSLHCITLDESLKIVRDYLISSTAKDCSLMICFRPKGAEVSESSHNSVYLESTKQVFEYKVYFIDLDLKPLEKLEKHYEKDKKIVSCYSQKLYGTNGVNKDVAMNSCIQY
- the LOC123229276 gene encoding inositol-pentakisphosphate 2-kinase-like isoform X1, with amino-acid sequence MEVKLDLKDAADWVYRGEGAVNLVLAYTGTSPAFIGKVMRIQKVPRSKTAKKQVEGVNGCSVLERHAQLVWRDNAELLLASNKETLEQLYIQHVMSPLLGPKHVDAGLRVLVTRAFLEYVQYNALCRRPASRVDAAEVDTHCDSVLLLSDHTVFPQGILNGEPCLAVEIKPKCGFLPDSSFIAEENAIKRRMTRFRLHQALKLHQHEISELSDYDPLDLFSGSKERMSKAIKALYVTPQNNFRVFLNGSLILGGLGGATGSTNFATEKAFEDALKCVIQADDGLRTNSFIQLVSEAVYHAGIMDRLLEAQKLDYCDIEGAIHAYYNIISQPCKACKNLDEQKVSHRYSSLHCITLDESLKIVRDYLISSTAKDCSLMICFRPKGAEVSESSHNSVYLESTKQVFEYKVYFIDLDLKPLEKLEKHYEKDKKIVSCYSQKLYGTNGVNKDVAMNSCIQY
- the LOC123230021 gene encoding abscisic acid 8'-hydroxylase 4, with the translated sequence MNSVNSKMHLLMLYEYPCLCFYAVLLVGTLTILILRYRNIKSTADIPPGSEGLPLIGETMQFMAAINGGKGFYDFVRVRRFRYGNCFKTNIFGETHVFVSSTESAKVILNNDLGKFTKKYIKPIAELVGDQSLLCASPQQHKLIRSRFNNLFSSSSMSLLIKQFDELIMETLQDWEHTGTETVVVLNEALKITFRAMCKMLMNLERGEELEMLEKDVASVYEAMLAFPLKLPWTKFYKGLQARKRIMRTLEKMIALRRRGLGANYEDFLQYLLTKDDETLRLTDAEIQDNILTMIIAGQDTTASAITWMVKYLSENQKVLNALKAEQLNLVEKTSKRSFLTLEDLNQMPYASKVVKESLRMAAIVPWFPRQVLQDCEIEGYKIRKGWNVDVDARSIHLDPVNYDNPNEFNPSRFDDESKPYSFLAFGMGGRTCLGVNMAKAMMLVFLHRLITTYKWEVIDSDSNVEKWALFSRLKSGCPIQVTRIVNH